A window of Leclercia adecarboxylata contains these coding sequences:
- the rlmB gene encoding 23S rRNA (guanosine(2251)-2'-O)-methyltransferase RlmB, giving the protein MSEMIYGIHAVQALLERAPERFQEVFILKGREDKRLMPLIHALEAQGVVIQLANRQYLDEKSEGAVHQGIIARVKPGRQYQENDLPDLIAALDNPFLLILDGVTDPHNLGACLRSADAAGVHAVIVPKDRSAQLNATARKVACGAAENVPLIRVTNLARTMRQLQEENIWIVGTAGEADHTLFQSKMTGRLALVMGAEGEGMRRLTREHCDELISIPMAGSVSSLNVSVATGICLFEAVRQRGK; this is encoded by the coding sequence ATGAGTGAAATGATTTACGGCATCCACGCGGTGCAGGCCCTGCTGGAGCGCGCACCGGAGCGTTTTCAGGAAGTCTTTATTCTGAAAGGGCGTGAAGACAAACGCCTGATGCCGCTGATCCACGCGCTGGAAGCGCAGGGCGTGGTGATCCAGCTGGCGAACCGTCAGTACCTGGATGAGAAAAGCGAGGGCGCGGTACACCAGGGGATCATCGCCCGCGTGAAGCCGGGTCGCCAGTATCAGGAGAACGATCTGCCGGATCTCATTGCCGCGCTGGATAACCCGTTCTTACTGATCCTCGACGGCGTGACCGATCCGCACAACCTCGGTGCTTGCCTGCGTAGCGCAGATGCGGCGGGCGTCCATGCGGTGATCGTGCCGAAAGACCGCTCCGCGCAGCTCAACGCGACGGCCAGGAAAGTGGCCTGCGGCGCGGCGGAGAACGTGCCGCTGATCCGCGTGACCAACCTGGCGCGCACCATGCGCCAGCTGCAGGAAGAGAATATCTGGATCGTTGGCACCGCAGGTGAGGCGGACCATACCCTGTTCCAGAGCAAAATGACCGGCCGTCTGGCGCTGGTGATGGGTGCGGAAGGGGAAGGTATGCGCCGCCTGACGCGCGAGCACTGCGACGAGCTGATCAGCATTCCGATGGCGGGCAGCGTGTCGTCCCTGAACGTCTCCGTGGCAACCGGCATCTGCCTGTTTGAAGCGGTGCGCCAGCGCGGGAAATAA
- a CDS encoding MFS transporter: MHNTPRAPDAHKRALIAGSIGNFIEWYEFAVYGFLATVIAKNFFQLSGEAGLTSLILTYASFAIAFFFRPLGAIVFGRIGDRIGRKPTLIIVLVMMTLATAAIGLVPVYASIGIAAPLIITGLRILQGLFAGGEYGGAVSLMTEFAPRGKRGLYGAWQSFTVALGLLAGAGIVALLSALLTPEALHDWGWRIPFFIALPLGAVALWLRVSMEETPSFVKQQTKPVAVKARVRDTLKAIVMGIGRVMVWSAAGYTYLVIMPAYLQSALHTGFNQALLIAVISNIGFALTIIPSGMLSDRIGRRTVMVIAAALLLILALPLLKILQAEASTLAVKALVVLIAGGLVGMLAGPGPAMLSEMFPTRVRYTGLGLAYSLSNAIFSGCAGLIITGLIKETGNLDIPAYYVMATAVVSIVALMTLKKDDHLRSLEE; encoded by the coding sequence ATGCACAACACACCCCGGGCGCCGGATGCCCACAAGCGCGCTTTGATTGCTGGCTCCATCGGCAATTTCATCGAATGGTATGAATTTGCGGTGTACGGTTTTCTGGCCACCGTGATTGCGAAAAACTTCTTCCAGCTCAGCGGCGAAGCGGGGCTGACCAGCCTGATCCTCACCTACGCCTCGTTCGCCATCGCCTTTTTCTTCCGCCCGCTGGGTGCCATCGTATTTGGCCGGATTGGCGATCGTATCGGGCGCAAGCCCACGCTGATTATCGTCCTGGTGATGATGACGCTGGCAACGGCGGCAATAGGCCTCGTGCCGGTGTATGCCAGCATCGGGATTGCCGCTCCGCTGATCATTACCGGCCTGCGGATCCTGCAGGGACTTTTTGCTGGCGGCGAATACGGCGGTGCGGTGTCGCTGATGACCGAGTTCGCTCCGCGCGGTAAACGCGGACTGTACGGCGCATGGCAGTCCTTTACCGTTGCGCTGGGCCTGCTGGCCGGAGCGGGTATCGTGGCGCTGCTCTCTGCGCTGTTGACGCCAGAAGCCCTGCACGACTGGGGCTGGCGCATTCCGTTCTTTATCGCCCTGCCGCTGGGGGCTGTGGCCCTGTGGCTGCGGGTGAGCATGGAAGAGACGCCGAGCTTCGTGAAGCAGCAAACCAAACCGGTGGCCGTCAAGGCTCGCGTCCGCGATACGCTGAAGGCGATTGTCATGGGCATCGGCCGGGTGATGGTGTGGTCCGCCGCGGGATATACCTATCTGGTGATCATGCCCGCCTATCTGCAATCAGCCCTGCATACCGGCTTTAACCAGGCGCTGCTGATTGCGGTGATCTCCAATATCGGCTTTGCGCTGACCATTATCCCGTCGGGCATGCTCAGCGACCGCATCGGACGGCGGACGGTGATGGTGATCGCCGCCGCGCTGCTGCTGATCCTCGCCCTGCCTCTGCTGAAAATTCTGCAGGCGGAGGCCAGCACGCTGGCGGTAAAAGCGCTGGTGGTGCTCATTGCCGGTGGTCTGGTGGGAATGCTGGCGGGACCTGGGCCAGCGATGCTGTCAGAGATGTTCCCGACGCGGGTGCGCTACACCGGGCTGGGGCTGGCCTATTCTCTGTCGAACGCCATCTTCTCGGGCTGTGCGGGGTTAATCATTACCGGGCTGATTAAAGAGACGGGCAACCTGGATATTCCGGCCTATTACGTTATGGCGACGGCGGTAGTGAGTATTGTGGCGCTGATGACGCTTAAGAAGGATGACCATTTGCGGTCGCTGGAGGAGTGA
- a CDS encoding isovaleryl-CoA dehydrogenase, protein MHWQTHTVFNQPAPLTNSNLFLSDRALCEAVNREGADWDADLLASIGQQLGTAESLELGRLANVNPPELLRYDASGSRLDDVRFHPAWHLLMQGLCANRVHNLAWEEEARKGAFVARAARFILHAQVEAGTLCPITMTHAATPLLQQALPRTFHDWLSPLLSDRYDSHLAPGNQKRGLLIGMGMTEKQGGSDVLSNTTRAERCGDGSYRLVGHKWFFSVPQSDAHLVLAQAKGGLSCFFVPRFLPDGLRNAVHLERLKDKLGNRSNASSEAEFLDATGWLLGEEGEGVRQILKMGSLTRFDCALGSHGLMRRAFSVALYHAHQRQTFGKNLIDQPLMRDVLSRMALQLEGQTALLFRLARAWDRRENEPEALWARLFTPAAKLAICKAGIPFVAEAMEVLGGTGYCEESELPRLYREMPVNSIWEGSGNIMGLDVLRVLTKQPGVVDLLAADFAEVKGQDRHFDRSWRQLQQKLRKPQEAQGREIARQIYLLGAGAQMLRHASPPLAQAWCREMLDARGRSLLSEQIQDDLLLRATGGVA, encoded by the coding sequence ATGCACTGGCAGACGCACACTGTTTTTAATCAGCCTGCGCCACTCACCAACAGCAACCTTTTTCTTTCCGATCGTGCCCTGTGTGAAGCGGTCAATCGTGAAGGTGCCGACTGGGACGCTGACCTGCTCGCCAGCATCGGCCAGCAGTTGGGGACGGCAGAATCTCTGGAGCTTGGCCGCCTGGCTAACGTTAACCCGCCCGAACTGCTGCGCTATGATGCCAGCGGCTCCCGGCTGGACGATGTGCGCTTTCACCCCGCCTGGCACCTGCTGATGCAGGGACTCTGCGCCAACCGGGTACATAACCTGGCGTGGGAAGAGGAGGCGCGAAAAGGGGCCTTCGTGGCCCGGGCGGCACGTTTTATTCTGCATGCCCAGGTCGAAGCCGGTACGCTTTGCCCCATCACCATGACCCATGCCGCTACACCGCTATTGCAGCAGGCGCTACCGCGCACATTTCACGACTGGCTGTCGCCGTTGCTGAGCGACCGCTACGACTCCCATCTGGCACCGGGTAATCAGAAGCGCGGCCTGTTAATCGGGATGGGGATGACGGAAAAGCAGGGCGGTTCGGATGTCCTGAGCAACACCACCCGGGCAGAGCGCTGCGGCGATGGCAGCTACCGGCTGGTGGGGCATAAGTGGTTTTTCTCGGTACCGCAAAGCGATGCGCACCTGGTGCTGGCCCAGGCCAAAGGCGGCCTGTCGTGCTTCTTCGTTCCCCGTTTTCTGCCTGACGGCCTGCGCAATGCCGTGCATCTGGAGCGTCTGAAAGACAAGCTGGGCAACCGCTCGAATGCCAGCAGCGAGGCCGAGTTTCTCGACGCCACCGGCTGGCTGCTGGGTGAGGAAGGGGAAGGCGTGCGCCAGATCCTGAAGATGGGCAGTCTCACCCGTTTCGACTGCGCCCTCGGTAGCCACGGCCTGATGCGTCGCGCCTTCTCGGTAGCGTTGTACCACGCCCATCAGCGGCAGACCTTTGGCAAAAACCTGATCGATCAGCCGCTGATGCGTGATGTATTAAGCCGCATGGCGCTGCAGCTCGAAGGCCAGACGGCATTGCTGTTCCGCCTGGCGCGGGCCTGGGATCGCCGTGAAAACGAGCCTGAGGCGCTGTGGGCGCGGCTGTTTACCCCGGCCGCGAAACTGGCGATCTGTAAAGCGGGCATCCCGTTCGTTGCGGAGGCGATGGAGGTTCTGGGGGGAACTGGCTACTGCGAAGAGAGCGAGTTACCGCGCCTGTACCGCGAGATGCCGGTCAACAGCATCTGGGAAGGCTCGGGCAATATTATGGGTCTGGACGTGCTGCGGGTGCTGACGAAGCAGCCAGGCGTTGTCGATCTGCTTGCGGCTGATTTTGCTGAGGTAAAAGGCCAGGATCGTCATTTCGATCGCAGCTGGCGCCAACTCCAGCAGAAGTTACGCAAACCGCAGGAGGCGCAGGGCAGGGAGATCGCCCGGCAGATTTACCTGCTGGGCGCGGGGGCGCAGATGCTGCGTCACGCCTCTCCACCGCTGGCGCAGGCCTGGTGCCGTGAAATGCTTGACGCCCGGGGCAGATCCCTGCTCAGCGAACAGATACAGGACGACCTGCTGCTGCGCGCCACGGGCGGCGTGGCCTGA
- a CDS encoding methyl-accepting chemotaxis protein — translation MINFFRRAGLGTKLSLLTGLSVATLFLFFTFLLSYNTSQKLESLAIEDLHNQSTGVVDMVEMFNTSLTEEVESYTRLFTTFLPQPLNLDASQTRTINGQNVPLLKGGDTELHENNATPDDFLNRTGAISTLFVRSGDDFVRVATSLRKENGDRAIGTVLDHASPAWAVVNAGEVYRGLALLFGKRYITQYQPVKDAGGQVIAIIFVGVDITHSWNVMREKILSRRLGESGHFFVLDRSNGKNHGQYLFHSAEEGQRPKWDNAVQQQLLGDRSGTLERKSVDGRTLIMAWTPLPGWNWTIVGEVDKSVLLADVTHLRDRFLLAGLALSALFAMLFVFIIRRWLSRPLRDVIGLAEQYAAGDLRATLPAGRQDEVGQLINAINGIGRGLQKIVLQVREAAGDIHLGTNALAADTGEISGQINKQASSVEETSASMEQLAATVQQNAANMEQTQQLVGETSRAVHQGGETVSNAVSTMDDIREASKRIEAITRVIESIAFQTNILALNAAVEAARAGEHGKGFAVVAQEVRALAARSANAVKEIEQLIGDTLSKVSEGHALSEQTRQAMESIIEHIDNINQLVTEINHASREQSAGIGQVNLAMTHIGEASHINADRVSRSEQTAQTLREKGSHLTELVSLFRL, via the coding sequence ATGATCAATTTTTTCCGCCGTGCAGGTCTGGGCACTAAGCTATCGCTGCTTACCGGCTTGAGCGTTGCCACGCTCTTTCTGTTTTTCACTTTTCTCCTGAGCTACAACACCAGTCAAAAACTTGAATCGCTGGCCATTGAAGACCTGCATAATCAGTCCACCGGCGTGGTGGATATGGTGGAGATGTTCAACACCAGCCTCACTGAAGAAGTAGAGAGCTATACCCGCCTGTTCACCACCTTCCTGCCGCAGCCGCTGAACCTTGATGCCAGCCAGACCCGGACGATAAACGGTCAAAACGTTCCGCTACTGAAGGGCGGCGATACGGAACTTCACGAGAACAACGCCACGCCGGATGATTTTCTGAATCGCACCGGAGCCATCTCTACGCTGTTTGTCCGCAGCGGCGACGATTTTGTCCGTGTGGCAACCTCGCTGCGTAAAGAGAATGGCGACCGGGCCATTGGGACGGTCCTCGATCATGCCAGCCCGGCCTGGGCGGTGGTCAACGCAGGCGAAGTTTACCGCGGCCTCGCCCTGCTGTTTGGCAAACGCTATATCACCCAGTATCAGCCGGTAAAAGACGCGGGCGGACAGGTGATCGCCATTATCTTTGTCGGGGTCGACATCACTCACTCATGGAACGTCATGCGCGAGAAGATCCTCAGCCGCCGTCTGGGCGAAAGCGGCCACTTCTTTGTGCTGGACCGCAGCAATGGCAAAAATCACGGCCAGTATCTGTTCCATAGCGCCGAAGAGGGGCAGCGACCGAAATGGGACAACGCCGTTCAGCAGCAGCTGCTGGGAGATCGTTCCGGTACCCTGGAGCGCAAAAGCGTCGATGGCCGCACGCTGATTATGGCCTGGACGCCGCTTCCGGGCTGGAACTGGACGATCGTGGGCGAAGTGGATAAAAGCGTGCTGCTGGCCGACGTGACCCACCTGCGCGATCGCTTCCTGCTGGCGGGTCTCGCACTGTCAGCGCTCTTTGCCATGCTGTTCGTGTTTATTATTCGCCGCTGGCTGTCACGCCCGCTGCGCGATGTGATTGGCCTGGCCGAACAATATGCCGCAGGCGATCTGCGCGCCACCCTGCCTGCAGGACGTCAGGATGAGGTTGGCCAGCTCATCAATGCCATCAACGGCATTGGCAGGGGACTGCAAAAAATCGTGCTACAGGTGCGGGAAGCGGCGGGAGATATTCATCTGGGCACCAACGCTCTCGCGGCGGACACCGGCGAGATTTCCGGGCAGATCAACAAGCAGGCCAGCAGCGTGGAAGAGACCTCCGCCAGTATGGAGCAGCTGGCGGCCACCGTGCAGCAGAACGCGGCCAATATGGAGCAGACCCAGCAGCTGGTGGGCGAAACCTCCCGGGCAGTGCATCAGGGCGGGGAGACCGTCAGCAATGCTGTCTCCACCATGGATGATATTCGCGAAGCATCGAAACGTATCGAAGCTATCACCCGGGTGATTGAGAGCATCGCCTTCCAGACCAATATTCTGGCGCTGAATGCCGCTGTAGAAGCCGCCCGGGCAGGCGAACACGGTAAAGGTTTCGCCGTGGTCGCCCAGGAAGTTCGCGCCCTGGCAGCACGCAGCGCCAACGCGGTGAAGGAGATTGAGCAGCTGATTGGCGATACGCTCAGCAAGGTAAGCGAGGGACACGCCCTGTCGGAGCAGACCCGCCAGGCGATGGAAAGCATCATCGAGCACATCGATAACATCAACCAACTGGTCACGGAGATTAACCACGCCTCGCGTGAGCAGTCGGCAGGTATTGGTCAGGTGAATCTGGCGATGACGCATATCGGCGAAGCGTCACATATCAACGCCGATCGCGTCTCGCGCAGCGAACAGACGGCGCAAACCCTGCGGGAGAAGGGTTCGCACCTGACCGAGCTGGTCAGCCTGTTCCGCCTGTAA
- the yjfN gene encoding DUF1471 family protease activator YjfN, which translates to MELTMKRSLALTSLLLSAGLVSTAAQSAEFASADCVTGLNEIGLISVSDISGSPQDVERMIALKADEQGASWYRIIKMQEESHVDRWRAQAILYV; encoded by the coding sequence ATGGAGCTAACGATGAAACGATCTCTTGCTTTAACCTCTCTGTTGCTCTCAGCCGGTCTGGTGAGTACGGCAGCACAGTCAGCTGAATTTGCCAGCGCGGATTGTGTGACGGGCTTAAATGAAATTGGATTGATCTCCGTGAGTGATATCTCAGGGAGCCCGCAGGATGTAGAGCGTATGATTGCGCTAAAAGCCGATGAACAGGGTGCCTCCTGGTATCGCATCATTAAAATGCAGGAAGAGAGCCATGTCGATCGCTGGCGGGCACAGGCCATTCTGTATGTCTGA
- the bsmA gene encoding biofilm peroxide resistance protein BsmA, with protein MTIRKRDMVMRRVAALTLILLLAGCSVLEGTPQPAPPVADHPQEIRRNQTEGLQRMGTVTALERGSPADVEDAIKAKAVAANADYYVILLIDETIVTGQWYSQAILYRK; from the coding sequence ATGACTATCAGGAAACGAGATATGGTTATGCGAAGGGTTGCTGCTTTAACGCTGATACTGCTGTTGGCCGGATGTAGCGTGTTGGAAGGTACGCCACAGCCTGCGCCACCGGTTGCCGATCACCCTCAGGAAATACGCCGTAATCAGACGGAAGGATTACAGCGAATGGGTACCGTTACCGCCCTTGAGCGCGGCTCTCCCGCAGATGTGGAAGATGCCATTAAAGCAAAAGCTGTCGCCGCGAACGCAGATTATTACGTCATTCTCCTTATAGATGAAACCATCGTAACAGGGCAATGGTATTCGCAGGCCATTTTATACCGTAAATAA
- the yjfP gene encoding esterase, producing the protein MIELDVRQLGDHEIVHAIPAGKASQPLPVVIFYHGFTSSKLVYSYFAVALAQAGFRVVMPDAPDHGARFTGDEQARLGQFWPILHGNLTEFAALRDALYQAGLVADERLAVAGASMGGMTALGIMTRYPEVKCVASLMGSGYFTSLARTLFPPLQPEAFAAMVSPLADWEVATALPHLADRPLLLWHGEEDDVVPAGETFRLQQALQQQGLDKNLTCLWEAGVKHRITPTALEATVAFFRQHL; encoded by the coding sequence ATGATTGAACTCGACGTCCGGCAGCTTGGCGACCATGAGATTGTACACGCCATTCCGGCGGGAAAAGCATCTCAACCTTTGCCGGTTGTTATTTTTTATCATGGTTTTACTTCATCAAAGCTGGTCTACAGCTATTTTGCGGTAGCGCTGGCGCAGGCAGGCTTTCGGGTGGTGATGCCGGATGCACCCGATCACGGGGCGCGTTTTACGGGAGATGAGCAGGCCCGCCTGGGGCAGTTCTGGCCGATTCTGCATGGCAATCTCACCGAGTTTGCCGCCCTGCGGGATGCGCTGTATCAGGCCGGGCTGGTAGCCGATGAACGCCTTGCTGTGGCCGGGGCCTCCATGGGAGGGATGACCGCGCTGGGGATAATGACGCGCTACCCTGAGGTGAAGTGTGTGGCAAGCCTGATGGGCTCTGGCTATTTTACATCGCTGGCCCGTACGCTGTTTCCGCCGCTGCAACCTGAGGCATTCGCAGCGATGGTCTCTCCGCTTGCCGACTGGGAAGTGGCGACCGCGCTGCCGCATCTTGCCGACCGTCCACTGCTGCTGTGGCATGGCGAGGAAGATGATGTGGTGCCCGCCGGAGAAACATTCCGTCTCCAACAGGCGTTACAGCAGCAAGGGCTGGATAAAAACCTGACCTGTCTGTGGGAGGCGGGAGTGAAACACCGGATTACGCCGACCGCGCTCGAGGCCACGGTGGCGTTTTTCCGCCAGCACCTTTAA
- the ulaR gene encoding HTH-type transcriptional regulator UlaR — protein MTEAQRHQILLDLLAQTGFVTVEQVIARLGVSPATARRDINKLDESGKLKKVRNGAEGISQQRPRWSPMNIHQAQNHDEKVRIARAASQLVNPGESVVINCGSTAFLLGREMCGKPVQIITNYLPLANYLIDQEHESVVIMGGQYNKSQSITLSPQDSENTLYAGHWMFTSGKGLTAEGLYKTDMLTAMAEQNMLNVVGKLVVLVDSSKVGERAGMLFSRAEQIDLVITGKNANPQILQKLEDQGVKILRV, from the coding sequence ATGACGGAAGCACAGCGGCATCAAATTTTACTGGATCTCCTGGCGCAAACGGGATTTGTCACCGTTGAGCAGGTGATTGCCCGGCTGGGCGTTTCTCCCGCCACCGCGCGCCGGGATATCAACAAACTTGATGAAAGCGGCAAGCTGAAAAAGGTCCGTAACGGCGCCGAAGGCATCAGCCAGCAGCGCCCACGCTGGTCGCCGATGAATATTCATCAGGCGCAGAATCATGACGAGAAAGTGCGTATTGCCCGGGCCGCCTCCCAGCTGGTTAATCCTGGCGAAAGCGTGGTGATTAACTGCGGTTCCACCGCGTTTCTGCTGGGCCGTGAAATGTGCGGCAAACCGGTGCAAATCATCACTAACTACCTGCCGCTGGCCAATTACCTGATCGATCAGGAGCATGAGAGCGTGGTGATCATGGGCGGCCAGTACAATAAGAGCCAGTCCATCACCTTAAGCCCGCAGGACAGCGAGAACACGCTCTATGCCGGGCACTGGATGTTTACCAGCGGCAAAGGCCTCACCGCAGAAGGGCTCTATAAAACCGATATGCTGACGGCGATGGCTGAGCAGAACATGCTGAACGTGGTCGGCAAGCTGGTGGTGCTGGTCGACAGCAGCAAGGTTGGGGAGCGCGCGGGCATGCTGTTCAGCCGTGCAGAGCAGATAGACCTGGTGATCACCGGCAAAAATGCCAACCCGCAGATCCTCCAGAAGCTGGAAGATCAGGGCGTGAAGATCCTGCGCGTTTAA
- the ulaG gene encoding L-ascorbate 6-phosphate lactonase: MSKVNTITRESWILSTFPEWGSWLNEEIEQEQVAPGTFAMWWLGCTGIWLKSQGGANVCVDFWCGTGKQSHGNPLMKKGHQMQRMAGVEKLQPNLRTTPFVLDPFAIRQIDAVLSTHDHNDHIDVNVAAAVMQNCPQDVPFIGPQTCVDLWIGWGVPKERCIVVKPGDVVKIKDIEIHALDAFDRTALITLPADQKAAGVLPDGMDQRAVNYLFKTPGGSLYHSGDSHYSNYYAKHGNEHHIDVALGSYGENPRGITDKMTSADILRMAEALNTQVVIPFHHDIWSNFQADPQEIRVLWEMKKDRLKYGFKPFIWQVGGKFTWPLDKDNFEYHYPRGFEDCFTIEPDLPFKSFL, encoded by the coding sequence ATGAGTAAAGTGAACACCATTACCCGCGAATCATGGATCCTGAGTACTTTTCCGGAATGGGGTAGCTGGCTGAATGAAGAGATCGAGCAGGAGCAGGTTGCGCCGGGCACATTCGCGATGTGGTGGCTGGGCTGTACCGGTATCTGGCTGAAGTCCCAGGGCGGCGCCAATGTTTGTGTCGATTTCTGGTGCGGCACCGGCAAGCAGAGCCATGGCAACCCGCTGATGAAAAAAGGCCATCAGATGCAACGAATGGCGGGCGTTGAAAAGCTGCAGCCAAACCTGCGTACCACGCCGTTTGTCCTTGATCCCTTTGCCATTCGTCAGATCGATGCCGTTCTTTCGACCCACGATCATAACGATCATATCGACGTCAACGTTGCGGCGGCGGTGATGCAAAACTGCCCGCAGGACGTGCCGTTTATTGGGCCACAAACCTGCGTCGATCTCTGGATCGGCTGGGGCGTGCCAAAAGAGCGCTGCATCGTGGTAAAACCGGGCGACGTGGTGAAAATCAAAGACATTGAAATCCATGCCCTTGACGCGTTTGACCGCACCGCGCTGATTACCCTGCCGGCCGATCAGAAGGCAGCCGGCGTGTTACCGGACGGCATGGACCAGCGCGCGGTGAACTATCTGTTCAAAACCCCGGGCGGTTCGCTGTATCACAGCGGTGACTCTCACTACTCTAACTACTATGCCAAACACGGTAACGAGCACCATATCGACGTGGCGCTGGGCTCCTACGGTGAGAACCCGCGCGGTATCACCGATAAGATGACCAGTGCCGATATCCTGCGTATGGCTGAAGCACTGAACACGCAGGTCGTGATCCCGTTCCACCACGATATCTGGTCTAATTTCCAGGCCGATCCCCAGGAGATCCGCGTGCTGTGGGAGATGAAAAAAGATCGGCTGAAGTATGGCTTCAAGCCGTTTATCTGGCAGGTGGGGGGCAAATTTACCTGGCCGCTGGATAAAGACAATTTTGAATATCACTACCCTCGCGGCTTTGAAGATTGCTTCACGATTGAGCCCGATTTGCCATTCAAATCGTTCCTGTAA